The following are encoded together in the Candidatus Obscuribacterales bacterium genome:
- a CDS encoding PP2C family protein-serine/threonine phosphatase, with amino-acid sequence MTAAPIPRQPSPPDPPGDSSSEMTPVFALKELVSRLHREQNKIQDLLSSLGFALRSFNNLNQFLELTPLIASRVTDADGGALILLKPNGQMRLERLHCQDGRQCQDVRRALEAATRQITTASTGNSGRVILPLPNLTEVLDAQVSHFLGPEVRLFGSPILIKNAERGRLYVFSHDPDYAWTETRQKLIRLVADQTAVAIENDQLTAELRKKERLDRELEIGAEIQLQLLPRHCPTIEGVDLAALCQTANRVGGDYYDFIPANYDRIRPRKGDRPESQRWSLAIGDVMGKGVPAGLIMTMLRGMLRAEVLNGHSPARILQHLNHVMYGDLENSNRFVTLFYSEYDTQTQVLSYSNAAHNPPLLWQAETNKIRRLDTLGMLIGLDVDTQYYDAQIQLYPGDTLIYYTDGFTDAANRQGDRFDEENLTAAFHWACHHCSGPQAILDHLFNEIWRFIGHGRAAEDDMTLVVMQVQPKPTTLAIQADHDGDDASSVALNQRHLDTDHAAQANLDRDVE; translated from the coding sequence ATGACTGCTGCACCCATTCCTAGACAGCCAAGCCCTCCTGATCCTCCTGGCGACTCATCGTCAGAGATGACGCCTGTCTTTGCGCTGAAGGAATTGGTCTCGCGGCTCCACCGTGAACAAAATAAAATTCAAGACCTCCTCAGTTCCCTAGGCTTTGCGCTGCGGAGCTTCAACAACCTCAATCAGTTTTTAGAACTCACACCGCTGATTGCCAGCCGGGTGACCGATGCCGACGGCGGAGCGTTGATTTTGCTCAAGCCCAATGGACAGATGCGCCTAGAGCGGCTGCACTGTCAGGATGGACGCCAATGTCAAGACGTGCGCCGGGCCCTAGAGGCTGCCACCCGCCAAATTACCACCGCCTCAACGGGCAATTCTGGACGGGTGATCCTGCCGCTGCCGAACCTCACGGAAGTGCTGGATGCCCAAGTGAGCCACTTTTTGGGCCCAGAGGTGCGCCTCTTTGGCTCCCCCATTCTCATCAAAAATGCAGAGCGGGGACGGCTCTATGTCTTTAGCCATGATCCAGACTATGCCTGGACAGAAACCCGCCAAAAGCTGATTCGTCTGGTGGCCGACCAAACTGCCGTAGCTATAGAGAACGATCAGTTAACGGCGGAACTGCGCAAGAAAGAACGCCTCGATCGCGAACTGGAAATTGGTGCAGAAATTCAGCTTCAGCTTTTACCGCGCCACTGTCCCACCATTGAGGGGGTGGATCTGGCGGCCCTTTGTCAAACGGCCAACCGGGTCGGTGGCGATTATTACGACTTCATTCCTGCCAACTACGATCGCATTCGTCCCCGCAAGGGCGATCGCCCCGAGTCCCAGCGCTGGAGTTTGGCCATTGGCGATGTGATGGGCAAAGGCGTCCCGGCTGGCTTGATTATGACCATGCTGCGGGGCATGTTGCGGGCTGAAGTGCTCAACGGCCACTCCCCCGCCCGGATTTTGCAGCACCTGAACCATGTCATGTATGGCGATTTGGAAAACTCCAATCGCTTTGTGACCCTGTTCTATTCTGAATACGACACCCAAACCCAAGTGCTGTCCTACAGCAACGCCGCCCACAATCCACCTCTGCTCTGGCAAGCGGAAACCAATAAAATTCGCCGGCTAGATACCCTCGGAATGCTGATTGGGCTGGATGTGGATACCCAGTACTACGATGCCCAAATCCAGCTCTACCCAGGCGATACGCTCATCTATTACACCGATGGCTTCACCGATGCCGCTAACCGTCAGGGCGATCGCTTTGATGAAGAAAATCTGACCGCTGCTTTCCACTGGGCCTGCCACCATTGCTCGGGCCCCCAAGCCATCCTCGACCATCTCTTCAACGAAATCTGGCGATTCATTGGTCATGGTCGCGCCGCTGAGGATGACATGACCTTGGTTGTGATGCAAGTTCAACCGAAGCCAACTACCCTAGCGATCCAGGCCGATCACGATGGGGATGACGCTTCATCAGTAGCGCTAAACCAACGTCATCTCGACACAGATCATGCTGCGCAGGCAAACCTTGATCGGGATGTTGAATGA
- a CDS encoding glycosyltransferase — MLAKRRGHVALISVHADPAMLAANGIASVQSAYVKKLGEGLAQMGWQVDMFTRCTDPEQLSEVEHLEGCRTIRLMAGEAAPLSADDTYQVLPDFVKAFVQYQSKSGILYPLIHTHSWLSGWVGLELKQRQLIKLIHTQHALGSDRYQDATTIPMLASAQINTEKACRDGADQVIALHPDGESSHQGAIALDGAATVGELDVMYRSLLNQLHCEFFAVQSVS, encoded by the coding sequence ATGTTAGCGAAACGAAGAGGGCATGTTGCCTTAATTTCCGTCCATGCTGATCCTGCCATGCTGGCAGCAAACGGTATCGCTAGTGTCCAGAGTGCCTATGTAAAAAAGCTGGGTGAAGGACTAGCCCAAATGGGTTGGCAGGTGGACATGTTCACTCGGTGCACCGATCCAGAGCAGCTCTCTGAGGTAGAGCATCTGGAGGGATGTCGCACCATTCGACTGATGGCTGGAGAGGCAGCACCGCTGTCTGCCGATGACACCTATCAAGTGTTGCCGGACTTTGTCAAAGCATTTGTTCAATATCAAAGTAAATCCGGGATCCTCTACCCGCTGATTCACACCCATTCTTGGCTATCGGGCTGGGTTGGGCTGGAGCTGAAGCAACGCCAGCTCATTAAGTTGATCCATACACAGCATGCCCTAGGTAGCGATCGCTATCAGGATGCCACTACGATTCCCATGCTGGCCAGTGCCCAGATCAACACCGAAAAAGCCTGTCGGGATGGTGCAGATCAAGTGATTGCCCTCCACCCTGACGGAGAATCGTCTCACCAAGGCGCGATCGCCCTGGATGGCGCGGCGACGGTAGGCGAACTAGACGTGATGTACCGTTCCCTGCTCAACCAGCTCCACTGCGAGTTTTTCGCCGTCCAATCCGTTAGCTAA
- a CDS encoding BMC domain-containing protein gives MELRNPPSKFIQGAGRSTDFRDQALGLVSTRSFPAIVGTADMMLKSSGVRLVGYEKIGSGYCTAVVRGNLSDVRIAVEVGAETAEQFGQFISKLVISRPLPNLDAVLPIGSRLASVVEGRGYNRLSHQAVGLVETRGFPAMVGACDAMLKAADVQLASYEMVGAGLCTAIIRGRVADVAVAVEAGMHEAERIGELHAVMIIPRPLDDLEDTLPVASCWIERPEPLSIPLDLQDPQEEELVELPDLRSLPQSQEEALEPPMQDEEVLEVFEPEVVQHPESLSQDLPDHDRG, from the coding sequence ATGGAGCTTCGTAATCCACCATCGAAATTTATTCAAGGGGCCGGGCGATCGACCGATTTCCGAGATCAGGCACTCGGATTAGTCTCGACCCGCAGCTTCCCAGCGATCGTGGGCACCGCTGATATGATGCTGAAGTCATCTGGGGTGCGGCTTGTGGGGTATGAAAAAATTGGTAGCGGTTACTGCACGGCGGTGGTGCGGGGGAACCTATCGGATGTACGCATTGCTGTCGAAGTTGGAGCTGAAACCGCTGAGCAGTTTGGTCAGTTCATTTCAAAGCTGGTGATTTCTCGACCGTTGCCCAATCTTGATGCTGTGTTGCCCATTGGTAGTCGTCTGGCCAGCGTCGTGGAGGGACGTGGCTATAACCGTCTGAGCCATCAAGCGGTTGGTTTGGTGGAAACCCGTGGCTTTCCGGCCATGGTGGGAGCCTGTGATGCCATGCTTAAGGCGGCAGATGTGCAGCTTGCCTCCTACGAAATGGTGGGGGCAGGGCTCTGCACAGCTATTATTCGTGGACGGGTGGCAGATGTGGCGGTGGCGGTGGAAGCGGGAATGCATGAAGCCGAGCGCATCGGTGAGCTCCATGCCGTAATGATTATCCCTCGTCCGCTGGATGACCTAGAAGATACGCTGCCGGTGGCGAGCTGTTGGATTGAGCGGCCTGAACCGTTGTCTATCCCCCTTGATCTTCAGGATCCTCAGGAAGAAGAGTTGGTGGAATTACCAGATTTGCGATCGCTTCCCCAGTCTCAGGAAGAAGCGCTAGAACCTCCCATGCAGGATGAAGAGGTTCTAGAAGTTTTTGAGCCAGAAGTAGTACAGCATCCAGAATCTCTCTCCCAAGATTTGCCTGATCACGATCGGGGTTAG
- a CDS encoding glutathione S-transferase family protein, with product MADFTLVIGNKNYSSWSLRPWFVLQYVGADFEEIRIPLDQPQTKAQLLSHSPTARVPVLKHQHLVLWESLAICEYLAEQFPAAQLWPEADHARAIARAVSHEMHAGFTALRTHMPMDCRSRYPGQGHTPEVLADIERIQTLWRDCRQTYGSEGDFLFGDITIADAMYAPVVSRFVTYGVAGDPISQAYCDAIWHHPVMQTWLTAAAAETEVIEQP from the coding sequence ATGGCTGATTTCACCTTAGTAATTGGCAATAAGAACTATTCCTCTTGGTCTTTACGCCCCTGGTTTGTACTCCAGTATGTGGGAGCCGATTTCGAAGAAATTCGTATTCCCCTCGATCAACCCCAGACCAAAGCCCAGCTCTTGAGCCATTCCCCAACTGCTAGGGTGCCAGTGCTCAAGCATCAGCACCTCGTTCTGTGGGAATCCCTTGCCATTTGTGAATATCTGGCGGAGCAGTTTCCGGCTGCCCAGTTGTGGCCAGAGGCGGATCATGCACGAGCGATCGCCCGTGCCGTCAGTCATGAAATGCACGCCGGATTCACTGCCCTTCGCACCCACATGCCCATGGATTGCCGCAGCCGCTACCCTGGACAAGGGCACACCCCTGAGGTGTTAGCAGATATAGAGCGCATTCAAACACTCTGGCGCGACTGCCGCCAAACCTATGGCTCCGAAGGCGACTTTCTGTTCGGAGACATCACCATTGCCGATGCCATGTATGCCCCCGTCGTCTCTCGCTTCGTCACCTATGGCGTAGCAGGAGACCCCATCAGCCAAGCCTATTGTGATGCCATCTGGCACCATCCCGTCATGCAAACCTGGCTGACCGCTGCCGCCGCTGAGACTGAAGTGATTGAGCAACCCTAG